The following coding sequences lie in one uncultured Fibrobacter sp. genomic window:
- a CDS encoding FISUMP domain-containing protein: MKSLYKIAAISLAMAFMACDDSTSASDNGGNDGGNGGNGGADVTCTDEPVNCPDVEYENEVYDIRDCKHYKIKAFGTQTWMIENLDYTSCNISGENWCYEDKPENCEQYGRLYTWTAAMGLDKSYQKNYVNLADGTVTRGLCPAGYHIPSDAETDILIAYLGDNVDEFNFQYGGRNSFAGFDDLGREAYLWTADEDHSELGGPRNARSWSYWENFSFGGGSVFKDSGLSIRCVKD; encoded by the coding sequence ATGAAGAGTCTTTATAAAATTGCGGCCATCTCCTTGGCGATGGCATTCATGGCCTGCGATGATTCCACTTCCGCAAGCGACAACGGTGGAAACGATGGCGGCAATGGAGGTAACGGCGGTGCAGATGTCACCTGCACCGACGAACCTGTAAATTGTCCAGATGTTGAATACGAAAACGAAGTTTACGACATTCGCGACTGCAAGCATTACAAGATTAAAGCTTTCGGTACGCAGACATGGATGATCGAAAACTTGGATTACACCTCTTGCAACATCAGCGGCGAAAACTGGTGCTACGAGGACAAACCCGAAAACTGCGAACAGTACGGTCGCCTCTATACTTGGACAGCCGCAATGGGGCTCGATAAATCTTACCAGAAAAATTACGTGAACCTGGCCGACGGTACCGTGACTAGGGGACTCTGCCCTGCCGGATACCATATCCCCAGCGACGCCGAAACGGATATCCTTATCGCCTATCTTGGAGACAATGTGGACGAATTCAACTTCCAGTACGGTGGCAGAAATTCCTTCGCGGGCTTCGATGATTTAGGAAGAGAGGCTTATCTCTGGACAGCCGACGAAGACCATTCGGAATTAGGCGGTCCGCGCAATGCACGCAGCTGGAGCTACTGGGAAAACTTCAGCTTTGGCGGCGGTTCCGTATTCAAGGACAGCGGACTTTCGATTCGCTGCGTGAAGGACTAG